The following are encoded together in the Pedobacter steynii genome:
- a CDS encoding RagB/SusD family nutrient uptake outer membrane protein: MKTNKLYIGLFLLMAVMGCKKSELEQSVPDQLTVDNFWINKDRALSGLSAAYSQLEGFVSWDNYVEARSVREFYREDYIVPGADAFNYPWWTEHYNFEFTSGNYAIDLLWRENYRGINFANQVLENVGRMSAAAIDEASKKQILAEAKFLRAYYHFKVLTNFSKVIIRDKVPTSEADLSKGFSERGEVYAFILKDLLEAEPDLPLRSARPATELGRITKGAAQAYLGKINLYRVSDDQSNAAAHYTEAAKWLNKVILSNEYQLDNNFLGMFNGTTKNSTESIFELQQSSDASSGAVYRSYLSDWVAASELGGYGEIYGTPGLLTEMLKEGKVANGNYDARVYQTMYFNDAYFNDPATPRVYGNTYNAVFGAGAKTIAFRKWIPAGPDRIGFSNAINVPLMRYADVLLMYAEVLNEQQKPGDAVTWINKVRGRAGLPDVNLNNKALIFDQIVHERVMEFTLEGSRFYDLRRWGLLAQKMQAAGRKFTADKAFYPTPLKETTNNPLTP; the protein is encoded by the coding sequence ATGAAAACGAATAAACTATATATAGGCTTATTTCTGCTAATGGCAGTAATGGGTTGTAAAAAGAGTGAGCTGGAACAGAGCGTACCGGATCAGCTTACTGTAGATAATTTTTGGATCAATAAAGACCGTGCATTATCAGGATTGTCTGCTGCTTATTCCCAGCTGGAAGGTTTTGTAAGCTGGGACAATTATGTGGAAGCCCGCTCGGTGAGGGAGTTTTACAGAGAGGATTATATTGTTCCGGGAGCTGATGCTTTTAATTATCCATGGTGGACAGAGCATTATAATTTTGAATTTACTTCCGGAAATTATGCCATTGACCTGCTTTGGAGAGAGAACTACCGGGGTATTAATTTTGCCAATCAGGTACTGGAAAATGTAGGCCGGATGAGTGCTGCGGCAATTGATGAGGCCAGTAAAAAACAGATCCTTGCAGAAGCGAAATTCCTGAGGGCATATTATCATTTTAAGGTATTAACTAATTTTAGTAAGGTCATCATAAGGGATAAAGTCCCTACTTCTGAGGCGGATCTTTCCAAAGGATTCTCTGAAAGGGGAGAGGTGTATGCCTTCATTCTAAAAGACCTGCTGGAAGCAGAACCAGACTTACCGTTAAGGTCAGCACGTCCTGCAACAGAACTGGGCCGGATCACAAAAGGAGCGGCTCAGGCTTATCTTGGGAAAATAAACCTTTACCGGGTTAGTGACGACCAGTCGAATGCCGCAGCTCATTATACCGAAGCTGCAAAATGGCTGAATAAAGTCATCTTGTCTAACGAATATCAACTGGACAATAATTTCCTGGGCATGTTTAATGGCACAACAAAGAACAGTACAGAATCGATCTTTGAATTGCAGCAATCCTCGGATGCAAGCAGTGGGGCCGTTTACAGGTCTTATTTAAGTGATTGGGTGGCGGCTTCAGAACTGGGAGGCTATGGAGAAATTTATGGCACCCCGGGACTGTTGACCGAAATGCTGAAAGAAGGTAAAGTGGCGAATGGCAATTACGATGCAAGGGTGTACCAAACCATGTATTTTAATGATGCTTATTTTAATGATCCGGCAACACCAAGGGTTTATGGAAATACCTATAATGCTGTTTTTGGTGCAGGGGCTAAAACCATTGCTTTCCGAAAATGGATTCCTGCAGGCCCGGATCGTATCGGTTTTTCAAATGCAATCAATGTTCCGCTAATGAGGTATGCAGATGTATTACTCATGTATGCAGAAGTCCTGAATGAACAGCAGAAACCAGGAGATGCGGTAACCTGGATTAATAAGGTGCGGGGAAGAGCGGGTTTGCCGGATGTTAACCTGAATAATAAAGCACTGATCTTTGATCAGATTGTCCATGAACGTGTGATGGAGTTTACACTGGAGGGAAGTCGCTTTTACGACCTGAGAAGATGGGGCTTGCTTGCGCAGAAAATGCAGGCAGCAGGCAGAAAGTTTACTGCTGATAAAGCTTTTTATCCTACTCCGCTGAAAGAAACCACCAATAACCCATTAACACCATAA
- a CDS encoding SusC/RagA family TonB-linked outer membrane protein, which yields MIKDLRLPISNLWSNKFAWLMLAACVFFSLASSNVFAQANPIKGQVVNEIDQPLPGITIKVKGSNSGTTSDSEGKFRISASAKDILIFSAVGHITQEIPVVAGKDMLVKLLMDMKGLDEVVVIGYGTQQRSNLTSAVSSVSGTKLEQVAASNPINALQGRVAGLSISSPGGNPGQSSDVRLRGIGTFGAHQPLYIIDGTPGNPYYLSNGDIASIEVLKDGAAASIYGSNSANGVILITTKKGKQGAPVIDFSSFYSSVSPTEQYKFLDAEGYKKLHSMMYANAGSSAPALPAYLSKNTGINTDWQDLINRKGISQNYNVNLKGGGEYLTYSLSGDLTDDRGTFIGSAFNKKSLRARNDFKKGRLSVESNIIYSETRSEAAKFDQKDSYFQSPLLPVFDEKEKYGYGLTENGLPKFQNPVAADHFLDANSKTNYLGGNIRFGLDIIKGLKYTANLNYINARTDEYAFNPPYRANANDPLVSYTRVFNRNSLYKERLMEHLLNYDLDIDKHSIKLLAGYTAQEKTNRFISVTADGKTIVRTVVNGKIVETEVPGGFTNPDFNTISAGLGGTYNASGSNNKYVRLSTLARLNYAYDNKYLLQVSVRRDGSSVFGANRRYGVFPSVSVGWNIHKESFLNEVKWLNNLKLRASYGELGNEGALGYYDHQALITTRNNWSGGYVQGSGATPWPGSASYTLQNLDLQWETIKSKNIGLDFGLFDNKLSGAINYFNNITDGLLITKEVPPSAGVNNPILNVGKIANKGLELESNYHLSLNEWQFDLGGAVSLLKNEVLSLANKDQILYGTGLRFGTDHIPTQTMVGKEIGAFYLYEADGIFQSDAEAANYKNGSGDVLQPNAKAGDIRFRDANGDGRIDEKDKTYQGSGFAKYEYSLNLAANYKNFDLSLFWQGVAGNKLYNGNRFELEGMEAGRNFLASTLNAWTPQNTGTAMPRAVLGDPNQNARESTRFLESGSYLRLKLVQLGYSLPKSVLEHLKISRLRVYVSGQNLVTFSKYTGLDPEVGSFDVLNNGVDRMMYPQNKRWLMGLQLTF from the coding sequence ATGATTAAAGATTTACGATTGCCAATAAGCAATTTATGGAGCAATAAATTCGCTTGGCTCATGCTCGCTGCCTGCGTCTTCTTCTCCCTGGCCAGTAGCAACGTTTTTGCTCAGGCCAACCCCATAAAAGGGCAGGTGGTTAATGAAATCGATCAGCCTCTTCCGGGCATTACGATCAAAGTAAAAGGGAGCAATAGTGGAACAACATCAGATAGTGAGGGTAAATTCCGGATTTCAGCTTCAGCAAAGGATATCCTGATCTTCTCTGCAGTTGGTCATATTACGCAGGAAATCCCTGTCGTTGCCGGCAAAGATATGCTGGTAAAATTACTGATGGACATGAAAGGGCTGGATGAGGTAGTCGTTATCGGGTATGGTACGCAGCAAAGGAGCAACCTCACAAGTGCGGTAAGCTCTGTAAGTGGAACAAAGCTGGAACAGGTTGCAGCCAGCAATCCTATTAATGCGCTTCAGGGCCGAGTTGCGGGTTTGTCTATCAGCAGCCCCGGAGGTAACCCCGGACAGTCTTCTGATGTGAGGTTAAGAGGAATCGGAACTTTTGGTGCGCACCAGCCGCTTTATATTATTGATGGAACACCTGGTAATCCATATTACCTGAGTAATGGAGACATCGCTTCCATAGAAGTACTTAAAGATGGTGCTGCGGCTTCTATCTACGGCTCAAACAGTGCCAATGGGGTCATTCTCATCACAACAAAAAAAGGAAAGCAGGGAGCACCGGTAATTGATTTCTCTTCCTTTTACAGCAGTGTCAGCCCAACCGAACAGTATAAGTTTCTCGATGCTGAAGGCTATAAAAAATTACACAGCATGATGTATGCAAATGCCGGATCTTCTGCACCGGCGTTACCTGCATATTTGTCTAAAAATACAGGAATAAATACCGATTGGCAGGATTTAATCAACCGTAAGGGGATTTCACAGAACTATAACGTCAACCTGAAAGGGGGAGGTGAATATTTAACTTATTCCTTAAGTGGAGACCTGACTGATGATCGCGGTACTTTCATTGGTTCAGCATTCAATAAGAAATCCCTGAGGGCAAGAAATGATTTTAAAAAAGGCAGGTTAAGTGTAGAAAGCAATATTATTTATTCAGAAACCAGATCTGAAGCTGCGAAGTTCGACCAGAAAGACAGCTATTTCCAATCGCCATTGCTGCCGGTATTCGATGAGAAAGAGAAATACGGTTATGGATTAACAGAAAATGGGTTGCCGAAATTTCAGAATCCTGTGGCTGCAGATCATTTTCTGGATGCCAACTCCAAAACCAATTACCTGGGAGGAAATATCCGCTTTGGATTGGACATCATCAAAGGATTAAAGTACACAGCCAACCTGAACTACATCAATGCACGCACGGATGAATACGCATTCAATCCCCCATATCGTGCCAATGCCAATGACCCGCTGGTTTCTTACACCAGGGTATTTAACCGGAATTCGCTCTATAAAGAGCGTCTGATGGAGCATTTATTGAATTACGACCTGGATATTGACAAACACAGCATTAAATTGCTTGCTGGTTATACCGCTCAGGAAAAAACGAACCGCTTTATCAGCGTTACCGCTGATGGAAAAACCATTGTCCGTACGGTGGTAAATGGAAAGATTGTAGAAACAGAGGTCCCGGGAGGATTTACTAACCCGGACTTTAATACCATTTCGGCTGGTCTTGGAGGAACCTATAATGCCTCGGGATCCAATAATAAATATGTCCGTCTTTCTACACTGGCGAGGTTAAACTATGCTTACGACAATAAATACCTGTTGCAGGTATCGGTAAGGAGAGATGGGTCATCCGTATTTGGTGCAAACAGAAGATATGGCGTTTTCCCTTCGGTATCAGTTGGCTGGAATATTCATAAAGAGTCATTCCTGAATGAGGTCAAATGGCTGAATAACTTAAAACTCCGTGCAAGTTACGGGGAACTTGGAAATGAAGGTGCTTTAGGTTATTATGACCATCAGGCCCTCATCACTACACGAAACAACTGGTCTGGCGGTTATGTACAGGGTTCGGGAGCTACTCCTTGGCCGGGTTCTGCAAGCTATACGCTTCAAAATCTGGACTTACAATGGGAGACCATTAAGTCGAAAAATATTGGTCTTGATTTCGGACTTTTTGATAATAAGTTGTCTGGTGCCATCAATTATTTTAACAACATCACAGACGGTTTGCTGATCACTAAAGAGGTTCCGCCATCGGCAGGAGTGAACAATCCAATCCTCAACGTGGGTAAGATTGCTAATAAAGGGCTGGAACTGGAAAGTAACTATCATTTAAGCCTTAATGAGTGGCAGTTTGACCTTGGCGGTGCCGTTAGTTTATTAAAAAATGAAGTCTTGTCGCTGGCCAATAAAGACCAGATCCTTTATGGTACTGGTCTGAGGTTTGGAACAGATCATATCCCTACACAAACCATGGTTGGCAAGGAAATCGGTGCTTTTTACTTATACGAAGCAGATGGGATTTTTCAATCTGATGCAGAAGCGGCCAATTACAAAAATGGATCCGGTGATGTTTTGCAACCAAATGCAAAAGCAGGAGATATCAGGTTCAGAGATGCGAATGGAGACGGGAGAATTGATGAGAAAGACAAGACTTACCAGGGATCTGGTTTTGCGAAATACGAGTATAGCCTGAATCTTGCAGCCAATTACAAGAACTTCGATCTCTCTCTGTTCTGGCAGGGGGTAGCAGGGAATAAACTTTATAATGGAAACCGCTTTGAGCTGGAAGGAATGGAAGCCGGCAGAAACTTTCTGGCCAGTACCCTCAATGCCTGGACTCCGCAAAATACAGGAACAGCTATGCCAAGGGCGGTACTTGGAGATCCGAATCAAAATGCCCGTGAATCTACACGTTTTCTGGAAAGCGGATCTTATCTGCGTTTAAAGTTGGTTCAGTTAGGATACAGTTTGCCTAAATCTGTTCTTGAACACCTGAAAATCTCCAGACTCAGGGTGTATGTCAGCGGACAAAACCTGGTCACCTTTAGTAAATATACCGGGCTGGATCCGGAAGTGGGCAGCTTTGATGTCCTGAACAATGGTGTCGACCGGATGATGTATCCTCAGAATAAAAGATGGCTGATGGGATTACAGTTGACATTTTAA
- a CDS encoding glycoside hydrolase family 2 TIM barrel-domain containing protein translates to MNLIKPYLFCLMLCLGFVRTNIAQVPADWENPLIPSQNAVKPHAWFIPYPDQQAMDRQSSPFLKSLDGLWKFKLVKNPSERSHTFYKNTTETEDWASIKVPGHWQTQGYSKFIFTDVEYPIPATPPFVPKEDNPVGQYQREFMVEENWNGKQIFIHLGAVNSFYYLWINGQYIGFSKDSKTPTEFDITKVVRKGKNTVSMQVFRFSDATYLEGQDMWKLSGLERTVFLIARPAFHLSDFKVKATLDESYRNGKLNLDLAFNRQPGKLDKGTVELKVFDPEKPEVSLYRTQKNIAVALNFNTSFAEVKTWNAEHPNLYVMEISHRDQRGKLLEVIRHKLGFRTVEVKGGLFLVNGKAIKIKGVNRHEHDMLNGKIVTEEGMINDIKVMKELNINAVRASHYPNTERWYALCDQYGLYVVDEANIECDGMSFTPLKTLSDKPEWKAAYLDRIARMYERDKNFTCIITWSLGNESGFGENLMAGYDWLKARDASRPVQYEATKDERYSDIFCPMYKSVKVMENYVKEWKPRPLIQCEYAHMMGNSGGNLKDDWDLIYKYPQLQGGFIWDFSDQTFSKKDDKGNKIWAYGRDMGTVGITSDTSFCADGLVAADRSWHPQAYELQKVYQNVSFEAADLQAYIFKLRNRFDFTNLEDFTFKWNIKGGGTIVASGSIENLIVAPQSVEEIKLKVPSFNPKPGLEYLITFEVYTRKSTELLPADFRIATEQFLLPIKAVGLSSSPTGGKLKIKESTEMLLVGTDALNIGFNKKTGLLDSYKISGKELIKAALLPHFWRAATDNDIGNSMQIRSKIWQNAFDQAVLTSFENQKLSNDGAVVTTVHDLPELKLTITTAYHIKGDGSINVNYQLKAGDRSLPEIPRIGMRVILNPEFDRVTWFGRGPFDNYADRNYAAHIDLYRMSADALFHPYPRAQESGYRTGVRWMSLTNQNGVGLSATGAPEISTGVLHFDMKNLDFDKNATQNIHGGSMTNENLIWWNIDAKQTGVGGDNSWGAEAHPQYRIPARNYTYSFTLRPLFKSGEINNDK, encoded by the coding sequence ATGAATCTAATCAAGCCCTATCTTTTTTGTCTGATGCTCTGTCTTGGCTTTGTCCGTACGAACATTGCCCAGGTTCCGGCAGATTGGGAAAATCCTTTAATCCCTTCCCAAAATGCGGTTAAACCCCATGCCTGGTTCATTCCCTATCCTGATCAGCAGGCCATGGACCGGCAATCCAGCCCCTTTCTGAAATCCCTGGATGGACTATGGAAGTTTAAGCTGGTGAAGAACCCCTCAGAAAGATCACATACTTTTTATAAAAATACCACCGAAACCGAGGATTGGGCATCCATTAAGGTGCCCGGCCACTGGCAAACCCAGGGGTATTCAAAGTTTATTTTTACGGATGTTGAATATCCAATTCCTGCCACGCCGCCTTTTGTACCTAAGGAAGACAATCCGGTAGGGCAATACCAAAGGGAATTTATGGTTGAGGAAAACTGGAATGGAAAACAAATTTTCATTCATCTCGGCGCCGTAAATTCTTTTTATTACCTCTGGATCAACGGGCAATATATTGGATTTAGTAAGGATAGTAAAACACCTACTGAATTTGACATTACCAAAGTGGTAAGGAAAGGAAAAAATACGGTTTCCATGCAGGTATTCAGGTTTAGTGATGCGACTTATCTGGAAGGACAGGACATGTGGAAGCTTAGCGGACTGGAAAGAACTGTCTTTCTCATCGCCAGGCCAGCATTTCATTTGTCGGATTTTAAGGTAAAGGCAACACTGGATGAGTCTTATCGAAACGGAAAATTAAACCTGGATCTTGCTTTTAACAGACAGCCTGGCAAATTGGATAAAGGAACGGTAGAATTGAAGGTTTTTGATCCTGAAAAGCCTGAGGTATCGCTCTACAGGACACAGAAAAATATAGCCGTTGCGCTGAATTTTAACACCAGTTTTGCTGAGGTTAAAACCTGGAATGCAGAACATCCGAATTTGTATGTGATGGAAATCAGTCATCGGGATCAACGGGGAAAGCTGCTGGAAGTGATCCGTCATAAACTGGGATTCAGAACAGTAGAGGTAAAAGGAGGATTATTTCTGGTCAACGGGAAGGCGATAAAAATAAAAGGGGTAAACCGTCATGAGCATGATATGCTGAATGGAAAGATCGTGACGGAAGAAGGGATGATCAACGACATCAAGGTGATGAAAGAGCTCAACATCAATGCGGTAAGGGCCAGCCATTACCCCAATACCGAAAGGTGGTATGCGCTATGTGATCAGTATGGCCTTTATGTGGTAGATGAAGCGAATATAGAATGTGATGGAATGAGTTTCACACCATTAAAAACCTTGTCGGACAAGCCAGAGTGGAAAGCGGCTTATCTGGACCGCATTGCAAGGATGTACGAACGGGATAAGAACTTTACCTGCATCATTACCTGGTCACTTGGAAATGAAAGTGGTTTTGGTGAAAACCTGATGGCTGGCTACGATTGGCTGAAAGCCCGGGACGCTTCCCGTCCGGTGCAATATGAGGCCACTAAAGACGAACGTTATTCGGATATTTTCTGCCCCATGTATAAATCGGTCAAGGTAATGGAAAATTATGTGAAAGAATGGAAGCCCCGGCCATTGATTCAATGTGAATATGCCCATATGATGGGCAATAGTGGAGGGAACCTAAAGGACGACTGGGATCTGATTTATAAGTATCCGCAACTACAGGGAGGTTTTATCTGGGACTTCTCCGACCAGACTTTTAGTAAAAAAGACGATAAAGGAAACAAAATATGGGCTTATGGCAGGGATATGGGAACTGTAGGGATAACAAGCGATACCAGTTTTTGTGCGGACGGGTTAGTGGCGGCAGACCGTTCCTGGCATCCCCAGGCTTATGAGCTGCAAAAAGTATATCAGAATGTAAGTTTTGAAGCTGCAGATCTGCAGGCTTATATTTTTAAACTGAGAAACAGGTTTGATTTTACCAATCTGGAAGACTTTACCTTTAAGTGGAATATTAAAGGTGGGGGAACGATTGTGGCCTCCGGAAGTATCGAAAACTTAATTGTGGCACCACAGTCTGTAGAAGAAATTAAATTAAAGGTGCCCTCATTTAACCCAAAACCAGGATTGGAATACCTGATCACCTTTGAGGTGTATACCCGAAAAAGTACGGAATTGTTACCTGCGGATTTCCGGATTGCTACTGAACAGTTTTTACTTCCGATAAAGGCTGTTGGGCTTTCTTCTTCCCCAACGGGTGGGAAACTGAAGATAAAAGAAAGCACTGAAATGCTGCTTGTTGGTACAGATGCACTGAATATTGGGTTTAATAAAAAAACGGGATTGTTAGACAGTTATAAGATCTCGGGAAAAGAACTCATTAAAGCAGCGCTCCTGCCTCACTTCTGGAGGGCCGCAACGGATAACGATATTGGAAATAGCATGCAGATCAGGTCTAAAATCTGGCAGAATGCTTTTGATCAGGCGGTATTGACTTCGTTTGAAAATCAAAAGTTATCAAATGATGGAGCTGTAGTGACGACAGTCCACGACCTTCCTGAGTTAAAACTGACCATTACTACAGCATACCACATCAAAGGGGATGGAAGTATAAATGTGAATTATCAGCTTAAAGCAGGCGACCGTAGTCTGCCTGAGATTCCCAGGATAGGAATGAGGGTGATCCTGAATCCTGAATTTGATCGGGTGACCTGGTTTGGAAGAGGGCCCTTTGACAATTATGCTGACCGGAACTATGCAGCTCATATTGACCTGTACCGGATGTCTGCAGATGCTTTATTTCATCCCTATCCAAGGGCACAGGAAAGTGGCTACCGCACCGGGGTAAGGTGGATGAGCCTGACCAATCAGAATGGAGTCGGGCTTTCCGCTACTGGGGCTCCGGAAATCAGTACAGGAGTTTTACATTTTGATATGAAAAACCTGGATTTTGATAAAAATGCAACCCAAAATATACATGGAGGATCCATGACTAATGAAAACCTGATCTGGTGGAATATTGACGCAAAGCAAACCGGTGTTGGTGGGGATAACAGCTGGGGTGCTGAAGCCCATCCGCAGTATCGGATTCCTGCCCGGAATTATACTTATTCTTTTACCCTTCGTCCTCTTTTTAAGTCCGGCGAAATCAATAATGATAAATGA